In Myxocyprinus asiaticus isolate MX2 ecotype Aquarium Trade chromosome 16, UBuf_Myxa_2, whole genome shotgun sequence, a single window of DNA contains:
- the cthrc1b gene encoding collagen triple helix repeat-containing protein 1 translates to MGQLKTRVLIISCLLFVCYGAEKLQNRGLRQKDVDYVEKYSSCLQGPAGTPGRDGNPGVNGIPGTPGVPGRDGVKGQKGDCVSERFEEPWKPNYKQCAWNSLNYGIDLGKITECTFTKQHADSSLRVLFSGSLRLKCKTACCQRWYFTFNGAECSAPLPIESIIYLDQGSPELNSTINIHRTTSVEGLCEGIRKGLVDVAVWVGTCGDYPRGDASTGWNSVSRVIIEELPVSS, encoded by the exons ATGGGGCAGCTCAAGACACGAGTATTGATCATCTCCTGCTTATTATTTGTTTGCTATGGAGCAGAAAAATTACAAAATAGAGGTCTGCGCCAGAAGGATGTCGATTACGTGGAGAAA TATTCCAGCTGCCTCCAGGGTCCTGCAGGCACTCCGGGAAGAGACGGAAATCCAGGTGTGAATGGAATTCCGGGCACTCCGGGTGTCCCAGGTCGGGATGGTGTGAAAGGGCAGAAGGGTGACTGTGTGTCAGAGAGGTTTGAAGAGCCATGGAAACCCAATTACAAGCAGTGTGCCTGGAACTCCCTTAACTATGGCATCGACCTGGGGAAAATTACA GAGTGTACATTCACTAAGCAGCATGCAGACAGTTCTCTACGAGTGTTGTTTAGTGGGTCTCTCAGGCTGAAGTGTAAGACAGCTTGTTGCCAGCGCTGGTACTTCACTTTTAATGGGGCAGAATGCTCTGCTCCACTGCCAATAGAGTCCATCATATACCTGGACCAGGGCAGTCCAGAACTCAACTCCACCATCAACATACACAGAACCACATCAG TTGAAGGTTTATGTGAAGGCATTCGTAAAGGCTTGGTGGATGTGGCTGTATGGGTGGGGACCTGTGGTGACTATCCTCGTGGTGACGCATCCACTGGATGGAATTCCGTTTCCCGGGTGATCATAGAAGAACTTCCTGTGAGCAGCTGA